The Aequorivita sublithincola DSM 14238 genome window below encodes:
- a CDS encoding ferritin-like domain-containing protein, with amino-acid sequence MKSSEEISKKINLLIEKNNDAYKGFKKASENAESTHLRDYLLQQASERQSFAHKLSGNLKAYNPDFKIDTDGSATGSVHRAWIDIKATLSLDDDESILEECIRGDKASVEEYREFLTDYPTAASEISHTIKEQLHNIQSTLDRVKRLEDIH; translated from the coding sequence ATGAAATCGTCAGAAGAAATTTCAAAGAAAATAAATTTATTAATTGAAAAAAATAATGATGCTTATAAAGGCTTTAAAAAAGCTTCAGAAAATGCAGAAAGCACACATTTGCGCGATTATTTGTTGCAGCAAGCGAGTGAGCGACAATCTTTTGCACATAAATTATCAGGAAATTTAAAAGCTTATAATCCGGACTTTAAAATTGATACCGATGGTAGCGCAACTGGTTCTGTTCATAGAGCCTGGATTGATATTAAGGCTACGCTTTCTTTAGATGATGACGAATCAATTTTGGAAGAATGTATTCGTGGAGATAAAGCGAGTGTAGAAGAGTACAGAGAGTTTTTAACAGATTATCCAACTGCTGCGTCAGAAATAAGCCACACTATTAAAGAACAGTTACACAATATTCAATCTACTTTAGACAGAGTAAAAAGATTGGAAGATATTCATTAA
- a CDS encoding DUF6088 family protein codes for MNITTSIKTKVARIDTGEVFTYDTLALPQSEFSAAAKALSRMVANGVIKRYKNGMYYKPKQAPFGELKPREDELLKKYLFESNKQIAYITGVRLYNQFGLTTQVPKVVRLASRDKEIKTKIGNLIIKPAKSYVPVTRKNVPLLQLLDVMKDFKNIPDMDKKRGVDFLKEKIENLSNIDKYKLTA; via the coding sequence ATGAATATAACAACATCCATAAAAACCAAAGTCGCTCGTATAGATACTGGAGAAGTATTTACATACGATACTCTTGCTCTTCCTCAAAGTGAATTTTCTGCTGCTGCGAAGGCTTTAAGTAGGATGGTTGCTAATGGAGTAATCAAGAGGTATAAAAATGGAATGTACTATAAACCCAAGCAAGCACCTTTTGGAGAACTAAAACCAAGAGAAGATGAATTGCTTAAAAAGTATCTCTTTGAGAGCAATAAACAAATTGCATATATAACTGGTGTTCGATTATACAATCAATTTGGACTAACTACGCAAGTTCCAAAAGTTGTGAGATTAGCAAGTAGGGATAAAGAGATAAAGACAAAAATTGGAAACCTAATTATAAAACCTGCCAAGAGTTACGTGCCCGTTACAAGAAAGAATGTGCCATTATTACAGCTATTGGATGTAATGAAGGATTTTAAGAACATTCCAGATATGGATAAAAAAAGAGGTGTTGATTTTCTAAAGGAAAAGATTGAAAACCTTTCCAATATAGATAAATATAAACTAACTGCTTAG
- a CDS encoding ankyrin repeat domain-containing protein, which produces MKTQKNHSTMTSIIHFSFLFAMLIISSCKENTMSAQGNPLEKSTAKAPNVDLQTAVLTDNIQAIKEHISAGSNLNEKEQFGGSTPLITASVFGKTQIAELLINAGADINIQNNDGSTALITAAFFCRPEIVKMLLKKNANKTLKNNYGQTAYESVAGSFDSVKGAYEGLGAMLEPMGLKLDHAYLKKTRPEIAKMLK; this is translated from the coding sequence ATGAAAACCCAAAAAAATCATTCAACCATGACAAGCATTATTCATTTTTCATTTCTGTTCGCAATGTTAATAATATCCTCCTGCAAAGAAAATACAATGTCTGCACAGGGTAATCCTTTAGAAAAATCTACTGCTAAAGCGCCAAATGTTGATTTACAAACCGCCGTTCTGACTGATAATATTCAAGCAATAAAAGAACATATTTCGGCTGGTTCCAATCTAAATGAAAAAGAACAGTTTGGTGGTTCAACTCCATTAATTACTGCTTCAGTATTCGGGAAAACACAAATTGCGGAACTTTTAATTAACGCTGGAGCAGATATTAATATTCAAAATAATGATGGCTCAACAGCTCTTATAACAGCGGCATTTTTCTGCAGACCAGAAATTGTAAAGATGCTTTTGAAAAAGAACGCAAATAAGACTTTAAAAAACAATTATGGGCAAACTGCATACGAGTCTGTAGCTGGTTCATTTGATAGTGTAAAGGGCGCTTACGAAGGTTTGGGTGCTATGCTTGAGCCTATGGGGTTGAAGCTGGACCATGCTTATTTAAAAAAGACAAGACCGGAAATAGCAAAAATGCTAAAATAA
- a CDS encoding acyltransferase family protein: MMPAAIRRYDIDWLRVIAIGLLLLYHVSIGFQKWGTMIGFITNGESWDSLWPPMTMLNVWRIPILFFVSGMGVYFAIRKRNWKQLLKERTVRILIPYIFGILTIVPLQFLVVQKYYNFELSYNAIPAHLWFLGNIFAYVVLLLPLFYYLKINEEKRVVTLIKKAFSSPFGLLLVIAAFIVEALLANPTIYEMYAMTWHGFFLGLIAFFFGFCFVLSGASFWNMILKWRWLFLSLAILLYAYRLYEMRVSDFQIAIESNLWIFTVFAFVYKYLNHPSRILSYLSQAAYPVYIVHMLFLFLASFFIFPLSIPVQLKFLIVLLFTFIGSFAFYEFIIRRVKFIRPLFGLKINKP; encoded by the coding sequence ATGATGCCAGCAGCTATAAGAAGATACGATATTGATTGGTTACGTGTAATTGCTATTGGGCTGTTACTATTATATCACGTAAGCATCGGTTTCCAAAAATGGGGAACAATGATTGGATTCATTACAAATGGCGAGTCGTGGGATTCATTATGGCCACCAATGACAATGCTTAACGTATGGAGAATACCAATACTGTTTTTTGTGTCTGGAATGGGCGTTTATTTCGCAATCAGAAAAAGAAATTGGAAACAACTGCTTAAAGAACGCACCGTCAGAATCCTAATCCCCTATATTTTTGGAATTTTAACAATCGTTCCACTGCAGTTTTTAGTTGTACAGAAGTATTACAATTTCGAGTTAAGCTATAATGCAATCCCCGCCCATTTATGGTTTCTTGGAAATATATTCGCTTACGTAGTTCTCCTTTTACCTCTGTTTTATTATCTAAAGATAAATGAAGAAAAAAGGGTCGTTACCCTGATAAAAAAAGCGTTTAGCAGTCCTTTCGGGTTATTACTGGTTATTGCAGCATTCATTGTTGAAGCGTTGTTGGCAAACCCTACCATTTACGAAATGTACGCAATGACTTGGCACGGTTTTTTTCTTGGACTTATAGCCTTCTTTTTTGGTTTCTGCTTTGTGTTGAGTGGAGCTTCCTTTTGGAATATGATTCTTAAATGGCGATGGCTATTTTTGAGTCTTGCTATCTTACTTTATGCCTATCGTTTATACGAAATGAGAGTGTCGGATTTTCAAATAGCCATTGAATCTAATCTATGGATATTTACAGTTTTTGCGTTTGTTTATAAATACTTGAATCATCCAAGCAGAATTTTAAGTTATTTAAGTCAAGCCGCGTATCCAGTTTATATCGTGCATATGTTGTTTTTGTTCTTGGCCTCTTTTTTTATTTTTCCATTATCTATTCCAGTCCAGTTAAAATTCTTGATTGTTCTGTTGTTTACGTTTATTGGAAGTTTCGCTTTCTATGAATTTATTATCAGAAGAGTAAAATTTATTAGACCGTTATTCGGTTTAAAAATTAATAAACCTTGA
- a CDS encoding FAD-dependent oxidoreductase: MKNLNILIIGAGVAGLTCANLLKRQGSKFQIVEKESLGNFNGSGYMLGLLPLGGRVLTELDLDKEYFEQSIEMTDYEIHKENGTLNKAYSLNFINKDYGSYRGIGRKELISILTKSIGNEHIQFDTTITEIQQKENLVIVIFSDGKKDSFDLVIVADGIHSETRKLLWNDNEYKYYDTDWGGWVAWLENKNLNAYKEYWGAASFLGLYPVKNKIGVFLGGPNELIKKEGMSGFVQKIKKEILPEFKIVHNSLDTLESTENPFYWEFHDCRTKDWQKGNVILLGDSACGFLPTAGVGASMAMDSASALVDELSRTDKEHIGYGLKLYIKRQKKKVETAQEDSRKLGKLMFVKSNLIAGIRDYAIRFYSIKQLAKNISKTIEG; this comes from the coding sequence ATGAAAAATCTAAATATACTTATTATAGGTGCAGGAGTAGCAGGACTTACTTGTGCTAATTTACTAAAAAGACAAGGTTCTAAATTCCAAATAGTGGAAAAAGAAAGTCTTGGTAATTTCAATGGTTCAGGATATATGCTTGGGTTACTTCCTTTAGGTGGTAGAGTTTTAACGGAATTGGATTTGGACAAAGAATATTTTGAACAAAGTATTGAAATGACTGACTATGAAATACACAAGGAAAACGGGACATTGAACAAAGCCTATTCATTGAATTTCATAAACAAAGATTATGGTTCTTATAGAGGCATTGGTCGAAAAGAACTAATCAGTATTTTAACAAAAAGTATTGGAAATGAACATATACAATTTGACACAACAATTACCGAAATCCAACAAAAGGAAAATCTTGTAATTGTAATATTTTCTGACGGTAAAAAAGATAGTTTTGATTTGGTCATTGTCGCAGATGGCATTCATTCCGAAACAAGAAAATTACTTTGGAACGACAACGAATACAAATATTACGACACAGATTGGGGAGGTTGGGTCGCTTGGTTGGAAAACAAAAACTTGAACGCATATAAAGAATATTGGGGAGCTGCTTCGTTTTTGGGTCTATATCCCGTAAAAAATAAAATTGGAGTTTTTCTTGGAGGACCGAACGAACTGATAAAAAAAGAAGGAATGAGTGGTTTCGTACAGAAAATAAAAAAGGAAATCCTTCCCGAATTTAAAATCGTTCACAATTCACTTGATACTCTTGAATCAACCGAAAACCCATTTTATTGGGAGTTTCACGACTGTAGAACAAAGGATTGGCAGAAAGGTAACGTAATTTTACTTGGCGATTCCGCTTGTGGATTTTTACCAACAGCCGGAGTTGGAGCATCAATGGCAATGGATTCTGCATCTGCATTAGTCGATGAACTTTCTCGAACTGATAAAGAACACATTGGATATGGACTTAAATTGTACATTAAAAGACAGAAAAAGAAAGTGGAAACGGCCCAAGAAGATTCGAGAAAATTGGGGAAATTAATGTTCGTTAAATCGAATTTAATTGCTGGAATTCGTGATTATGCAATTAGATTTTATTCCATTAAGCAATTGGCGAAAAATATAAGTAAAACGATTGAAGGATAA
- a CDS encoding ABC transporter ATP-binding protein, whose protein sequence is MIQVEQLEFKYPKSDKVTLKGLNFEINNGEIFGFLGPSGAGKSTTQKVLYKILSGYNGSVIIDGKNIKEWDNSYFEKIGVGFELPNHYLKLTGKENMDLFASFYKKGSVSNVEELFEIVDLNDAMNKPVETYSKGMKIRLNFIRAVQHNPDILFFDEPTSGLDPVNAHKIKQQILDLKAQGKTIFITTHAMDIADQLCDRVSFIVDGYLKATDTPLNLKKEYGKEAVNVELTNGAVQEFPLINLGINSAFLNFIKQEEIKRIHTLEATLEEVFIKITGKSLII, encoded by the coding sequence ATGATACAAGTAGAGCAATTAGAGTTTAAATACCCAAAAAGTGATAAAGTGACTCTAAAAGGATTAAATTTTGAAATCAATAACGGAGAAATATTTGGCTTTCTTGGTCCATCAGGCGCAGGAAAAAGCACAACTCAAAAAGTGCTTTACAAAATTTTGAGTGGCTACAACGGTTCGGTTATCATTGACGGTAAAAACATTAAGGAGTGGGATAATTCGTATTTCGAAAAAATAGGAGTGGGATTTGAATTACCAAATCATTACTTGAAACTTACAGGGAAAGAAAATATGGATTTGTTTGCTTCATTTTATAAAAAGGGAAGTGTGAGTAACGTAGAAGAATTGTTTGAGATAGTGGACTTAAATGACGCTATGAACAAACCTGTAGAAACCTATTCCAAAGGGATGAAAATTCGCTTGAATTTCATAAGAGCAGTGCAACATAATCCCGATATTTTATTTTTTGATGAACCTACTTCAGGTTTAGATCCTGTAAATGCGCATAAAATTAAGCAACAAATTTTAGATTTAAAAGCACAGGGTAAGACCATTTTTATTACAACGCATGCTATGGATATAGCGGATCAACTTTGTGATAGGGTTTCATTTATAGTAGATGGTTATCTAAAGGCGACGGACACACCTTTAAATCTTAAAAAGGAGTATGGAAAAGAAGCAGTAAATGTGGAACTAACAAACGGAGCAGTCCAGGAATTTCCACTCATAAATTTAGGTATTAATAGTGCTTTTTTGAATTTTATAAAACAAGAAGAAATAAAACGCATACATACGCTCGAAGCCACATTAGAAGAAGTATTTATTAAGATAACAGGTAAATCTTTAATCATATGA